A single genomic interval of Salmo trutta chromosome 13, fSalTru1.1, whole genome shotgun sequence harbors:
- the LOC115206617 gene encoding uncharacterized protein LOC115206617 — MTREEEFQREHVCIDTLKSKRSLRSHSYLRKEIPAYPERVEFHIPKVSHVTNEAGLDGILSNGFKGGNRRGPFMWWGLNIEDSNINEAQDRYLDGEIPDRHSSSAQTGGRQRKVSFLKKFTTSPVFKDGSRYGNYRFTFALEDLMQMYTEQLCGGEKPVLRVYQTVVYQQEIMYAVVVHSPEVKDFDSFPLLEGAEAMCSYREGTIVWNAQAVSETHNYELIREHNLMKAKKVRKGRHQFFMWDHVTLAFHMPHGTALCVDRKDLIEILKACDSVQPLYRRADPVMSHEIAAGIVQRLKASVATQ; from the coding sequence ATGACACGTGAAGAGGAGTTTCAGCGTGAACATGTATGTATAGATACATTAAAAAGCAAGAGATCATTACGATCTCATAGCTACCTTCGTAAAGAAATCCCAGCATACCCTGAAAGAGTGGAATTCCACATACCCAAAGTTTCCCATGTTACTAACGAAGCAGGTCTGGATGGGATCCTGTCAAATGGATTTAAGGGAGGAAATAGAAGAGGTCCTTTCATGTGGTGGGGTCTTAACATTGAGGACAGCAATATCAATGAAGCACAGGATCGCTACCTTGACGGGGAGATCCCCGACAGGCACTCCTCAAGTGCACAAACTGGAGGGAGGCAGCGTAAGGTATCGTTCCTGAAAAAGTTTACCACCTCCCCCGTCTTTAAAGATGGATCTCGATATGGGAACTACAGGTTTACCTTCGCCTTGGAGGATCTCATGCAGATGTACACAGAGCAGCTCTGTGGAGGAGAGAAGCCGGTCCTGAGAGTCTACCAAACTGTGGTTTACCAGCAGGAGATCATGTATGCAGTGGTTGTCCACAGTCCAGAGGTTAAGGACTTTGACTCATTCCCACTTCTTGAAGGTGCTGAAGCTATGTGTAGCTATAGAGAGGGCACAATTGTCTGGAACGCACAGGCTGTGTCTGAGACACACAACTATGAATTAATCAGAGAGCACAATCTCATGAAAGCCAAAAAGGTTCGCAAAGGCAGGCATCAGTTTTTTATGTGGGATCATGTGACACTAGCATTTCACATGCCTCATGGCACTGCCCTATGTGTTGACAGGAAGGACCTAATTGAAATCCTCAAAGCATGTGATAGTGTTCAACCTTTATATAGGAGAGCAGACCCAGTGATGTCACATGAAATAGCAGCAGGCATTGTTCAAAGGTTAAAAGCTTCAGTGGCCACGCAATAA